TATGCTGCATATCGCGCCCTGGCCGGCCGGGCTGGGCCTGCTGGCCGGCGCGGCCCGCCATCTCGCCGCCGACGGGCGGCTGATCGTCTACGGCCCCTTCCTGGAGGCCGACCGCCCCACCGCCCCGAGCAACCTGGCCTTCGATGCCGACCTGCGCGAGCGCAACCCCGCCTGGGGCCTGCGCCCCCTGCAGGCGGTGGTGGCGGAGGCCGCGGCCCAGGGCCTGGCGCTGAGCGAACGCATCGAGATGCCCGCCAACAACCTGCTGCTGGTGTTCACCCGCCAGTCCAACCCATGAAACTCTTCATCATCACCGGATCCTCGCGCGGCATGGGCGAGGCGATCGCACGCCAGCTGCTGGCCGCCGACCACCTCGTGCTGGGCCTGGCCCGTGGGCAGAGCCCCGCGCTCGCGGCGGCGGCAGCGCCCGGCGGCCTGGAGCAATGGAGCGCCGACCTGGCCGACCCGCTGCCGGCGGCCGAGAGGCTGCAGGCCTGGCTGGCCGGGCAAGACCCGGCGCGCTTTGCCGAGGCCGTGCTGATCAACAACGCCGGCATCGTCACCGAGCCGGGCCCGGTCGACGGCGTGCCGCTGGCCCAGCTGTCGGGCGCGCTGCGCGTCGGGCTGGAGGCCACCCTGCTGCTGTCTAGCGCCTTCCTGGCCGCGACACGCGGCTGGGCCGCGCCGAAGAAGATCCTGAACATTTCCTCGGGCCTGGGCCGGCGCGCGATGGCCGCCAGCGCGCCCTATTGCGCGGCCAAGGCCGGCATGGACAACCTGTCCGCCGCGATGGCGCTGGACGAGGCCGAGCGCCCGGACGGCGCGCGCATCGTCTCGCTGGCGCCCGGCATCATCGACACCGACAT
This genomic stretch from Roseateles sp. DAIF2 harbors:
- a CDS encoding SDR family NAD(P)-dependent oxidoreductase, producing MKLFIITGSSRGMGEAIARQLLAADHLVLGLARGQSPALAAAAAPGGLEQWSADLADPLPAAERLQAWLAGQDPARFAEAVLINNAGIVTEPGPVDGVPLAQLSGALRVGLEATLLLSSAFLAATRGWAAPKKILNISSGLGRRAMAASAPYCAAKAGMDNLSAAMALDEAERPDGARIVSLAPGIIDTDMQLQLRSGDPARFPDQHRFAAFKQEGQLDSPEQAAAKVLRFLARADFGSQVLADVRSA